The following DNA comes from Bdellovibrio svalbardensis.
CCCGAGTGGAAAAGAGAGGGAAGTGATCGCGATAAAAGCCTGGAGGCAGGGATTTCTGCCGGTATCGCTTACCTTTTTCAACCTAAAACTTACGTGGGGTTAGAGATAGTAAATGACTTCGAATACGAAGACATGAATTTTGCGGATCAAGAGTTCTACACCTGGTCCGTAGGCCCAACAATTCACTATGCTTCTGAAAGCTGGTGGTGGACATTGACGGCTCTTCCGCAGGTCTCCGGTTGGCCAAAAACGGATGGCAATCTGAACCTTGATGAAAAAGAAAAGTTTCAGGTGCGCTTCAAGTTCGGCATCCCTTTAGGAGGCTAGGAGAGCTTCGGATCACATTTTGAGCAATATCCGTAAAATACGACGGAAAGATTGGCCTTCGAGAAGTCATGGACTTCCTTGAGGGCTTTTTCAATTCTTTTGAAGAGGTCGTCGTTGCCTTTGATGACTTTGCCGCAGGATTTGCAAATGTAGTAGTGGTGGGGCTTCTTTTCGAAAATATACTGAAAGACCTTCCCTTTTTTGGGTAGGCTGAGTTCTTGGATGACTTCAAGTTCAATAAACTTTTCGATATTTCGATAGATGGTGGTTCTATCGACATCGGGAAGATGCTCGCTCATGAACTTCTGCAGATCTTGATTTGGAATATGGCGATGCTGATTGTCCAAAAAGAATTGAATCAGAAGTTTTTTTGACGAGGTCATACGAAGACCATGTGATTTTAGATACAGGACGAGGTCCTTATGTTTCTTCACAGGCTATTTTCTCCGGCGACCTTTTCCCAAAGGCACAATTCCCCGTTATCAACTGGACGGCTGTCTAAAAACTTCATGGTTGATGGCATTTGACCTCCATATCCATGAAAAGTGATGACCTTCTTGCCAGGGGTTAGCCAAGTCATCTGGCGAAATACTTCGCTAACATATTGCACATAATGCTTTCGATCAAGGTCAATGTCCCTATCAATGAGTGCAATGTCAGTGTCATCACAGATGTGTTCTTGGAAAGGGTTGTAGAAGTAGAATATGTCATAATCAGACCAATTTAGATCGAGCATATTACCGTGAATGAAATGAACCCGGTCTAAAGCATTCTCTTGTGCGATGGCTTTGGATACTTCAAACAGGTTTTTCCGTTGCTCGATCCCAAATATTTCTAGCTCTGTCAGGAAGGATAATAACGTGCAGAGTTTTCCAACCCCTGAGCCGATATCAATGAATCGATATTTTGAATTACGTCCAATCAAGTCCGCAATGTGGTGGGCGGCCGCGATGGAGCTCCATTGGATATCAGAGATCGCTCTAATTCGAGGGGGATAGATGCTATCAAACTCAGCATCATCTATCTCCTCGAGCCCTTGTATTTTTTGAATCATCTCTGCAGAAATTATCGGTGGTGCAGAGAATTTGCTCGAAAGCGTGGCCAGATAATTCAATCGGCCATTGGGGGAGTGAGTTCTTTTCACACACTTCCATTTTTCGAAGAGGTCTCTAGCAATTCCTTGTAGTCTTTTGAGCGCAGTAAATTTGCGAGATCTCGTTCGTTATCTAATTCCACTCTAAACAGCCAGCCCTCGCCCATGGGGTCATCATTGATAAGAGTAGGATCGTCAACCAAGGATGAGTTGACCTCCAGCACAGTGCCGTTGATGGAAGATAGAATGTCGTGAATCTTTAAGATGCTTTCGATAGAACACAAGGCTTGTCCTTGATTGGCATGTTGACCATCTTCTGGGAAATCCAAATAGATGACTTCGCCAAGTTGATCGATAGCATGTTCTGTGAGTCCAATAGTGACCAGGTTTTCGTCAACCTGAAGCCATTCGTGGTTCTTCGTATAATAAAGTTCTTCGGGCAATGTATATGGCATGGCCTTAAATCACATTTTAAGTCTTTTGGGTCAAGTCTTTATTGCAACTTGTTGCAATAGTAATTGAATTGGCAATGCGGAATAGGGCAGGAACTTTAAAAACCCGCCGGGGCAGGTTTTTAAAGTTATCTTGATTACTTCAGGCGCATGTCATTCTTGACGGATGTGACTCCCTTAACGCTTTTTGCGATTTCAACCGCTCTGTTAATATCAGCCTGCGACGTTACAAAGCCACTCAATTGAACCACTCCTTTGTGGGTTTTAACTTTGATTTCAGTGGATTTCAATTTTGGTTCCGCGAGCAGATCATTCATGATTTTCGTAGTGATAACACTGTCGTCAACATACTCACCGGTACTTTCCTTTTTATCTGTTGTTGCGGCATGACCTGAAGACATTGGTAGCGCAAAAGACAAAAAGCCGGCGTAAAGACAAATTGCTAGGTACTTCATAAGTTTTCTCCTGTAGCGATAAATGATTTTTTGAAGTTGCTATTAAGCGCATTTTACCTTCAAAAATATAAATAAAAACAGGCGATTCAAAAGATCCTGCTGAGGATCAGTTGGAGCCTAACTTTTCATCAAATCC
Coding sequences within:
- a CDS encoding Fur family transcriptional regulator; protein product: MKKHKDLVLYLKSHGLRMTSSKKLLIQFFLDNQHRHIPNQDLQKFMSEHLPDVDRTTIYRNIEKFIELEVIQELSLPKKGKVFQYIFEKKPHHYYICKSCGKVIKGNDDLFKRIEKALKEVHDFSKANLSVVFYGYCSKCDPKLS
- the gcvH gene encoding glycine cleavage system protein GcvH — encoded protein: MPYTLPEELYYTKNHEWLQVDENLVTIGLTEHAIDQLGEVIYLDFPEDGQHANQGQALCSIESILKIHDILSSINGTVLEVNSSLVDDPTLINDDPMGEGWLFRVELDNERDLANLLRSKDYKELLETSSKNGSV
- a CDS encoding BON domain-containing protein, whose amino-acid sequence is MKYLAICLYAGFLSFALPMSSGHAATTDKKESTGEYVDDSVITTKIMNDLLAEPKLKSTEIKVKTHKGVVQLSGFVTSQADINRAVEIAKSVKGVTSVKNDMRLK
- a CDS encoding methyltransferase domain-containing protein, whose product is MKRTHSPNGRLNYLATLSSKFSAPPIISAEMIQKIQGLEEIDDAEFDSIYPPRIRAISDIQWSSIAAAHHIADLIGRNSKYRFIDIGSGVGKLCTLLSFLTELEIFGIEQRKNLFEVSKAIAQENALDRVHFIHGNMLDLNWSDYDIFYFYNPFQEHICDDTDIALIDRDIDLDRKHYVQYVSEVFRQMTWLTPGKKVITFHGYGGQMPSTMKFLDSRPVDNGELCLWEKVAGENSL